In the Juglans microcarpa x Juglans regia isolate MS1-56 chromosome 6D, Jm3101_v1.0, whole genome shotgun sequence genome, one interval contains:
- the LOC121235103 gene encoding protein JOKA2-like isoform X2 — protein sequence MLVLDHVALQIKFGDTLKRMKVDYDFYRRVELDMTELREKIHRMFNIPADADFILTYVDEDGDVVTLTDDDDLSNAFRQCMKVVKINVQLSNNKLGVDSYAQSGGSSISTQRPTSLQTQHPYPKIKTGVVTEVSKSVLQQLREALLLHEAVSKISEGIISTAVSDPVLVDLISKKLNRACKSLVLRLLTENNRSSNEYQAAYVL from the exons ATGCTAGTACTTGATCATGTGGCTCTACAGATTAAATTTGGAGATACTCTCAAGCGTATGAAAGTAGATTATGATTTCTACAGACGAGTGGAACTTGATATGACTGAATTGAGGGAAAAGATCCATCGTATGTTTAATATCCCTGCTGATGCTGACTTTATCTTGACATATGTTGACGAAGATGGTGATGTGGTAACACttactgatgatgatgatctgtCTAATGCGTTTAGACAGTGCATGAAAGTAGTGAAGATCAATGTCCAACTGAGCAACAACAAATTAGGTGTTGACTCCTATGCTCAATCTGGTGGAAGCAGCATTTCTACCCAACGTCCTACTTCTCTTCAAACCCAGCATCCATATCCGAAGATCAAAACCGGTGTTGTTACTGAGGTTTCAAAATCTGTGCTGCAACAGCTCCGGGAAGCACTTCTGCTACATGAAGCAGTTTCAAAGATTTCGGAGGGTATAATTTCTACAGCAGTCTCTGATCCAGTGCTTGTTGATTTAATATCAAAGA AATTGAACCGCGCGTGCAAGAGTTTGGTTTTACGCTTGCTGACAGAAAACAACAGATCAAGTAATGAATATCAAGCTGCGTACGTGCTG taa
- the LOC121235103 gene encoding protein JOKA2-like isoform X3, with the protein MLVLDHVALQIKFGDTLKRMKVDYDFYRRVELDMTELREKIHRMFNIPADADFILTYVDEDGDVVTLTDDDDLSNAFRQCMKVVKINVQLSNNKLGVDSYAQSGGSSISTQRPTSLQTQHPYPKIKTGVVTEVSKSVLQQLREALLLHEAVSKISEGIISTAVSDPVLVDLISKTMNRACKSLVLRLLTENNRSSNEYQAAYVL; encoded by the exons ATGCTAGTACTTGATCATGTGGCTCTACAGATTAAATTTGGAGATACTCTCAAGCGTATGAAAGTAGATTATGATTTCTACAGACGAGTGGAACTTGATATGACTGAATTGAGGGAAAAGATCCATCGTATGTTTAATATCCCTGCTGATGCTGACTTTATCTTGACATATGTTGACGAAGATGGTGATGTGGTAACACttactgatgatgatgatctgtCTAATGCGTTTAGACAGTGCATGAAAGTAGTGAAGATCAATGTCCAACTGAGCAACAACAAATTAGGTGTTGACTCCTATGCTCAATCTGGTGGAAGCAGCATTTCTACCCAACGTCCTACTTCTCTTCAAACCCAGCATCCATATCCGAAGATCAAAACCGGTGTTGTTACTGAGGTTTCAAAATCTGTGCTGCAACAGCTCCGGGAAGCACTTCTGCTACATGAAGCAGTTTCAAAGATTTCGGAGGGTATAATTTCTACAGCAGTCTCTGATCCAGTGCTTGTTGATTTAATATCAAAGACCA TGAACCGCGCGTGCAAGAGTTTGGTTTTACGCTTGCTGACAGAAAACAACAGATCAAGTAATGAATATCAAGCTGCGTACGTGCTGTAA